A stretch of Gemmatimonas aurantiaca T-27 DNA encodes these proteins:
- a CDS encoding gamma-glutamyltransferase family protein — protein MSRRVLSLALCAGALTSACAKPAGEGAVAPMAGKRVEGRSGMVAASHPDAAAAGDEVLRQGGNAIDAFVATAFALSVTDVSQTGLGGGGAMTFYDAKQKRVEHLSFYPRTGGDPAWGQADTTRGRSMGRAAATPGMVAGLLEAHGKWGKLTRAQVMAPAIRLARDGFIVSPLLARTIVSSRTKLTADSLAMARFMPRGEALRPGDRLVQPELASTLERIQSDGRDGFYRGSVAERLSAKVKSLGGLISVADMNSYPVMTMRPLCATWHGYTVLGAPPPMGGSAVLEMLQIAEQSGVNGSFTNTPESVVKMADILRIAGADANRWRGDPQVMRVPARGVATSGFARQRAGLVGGVLPDTAVAGDAWAFDSTSVQGACTRFDPYPAVPATQSAPGDDAASQDAVVYDEQHMQSFTSHLSVVDSDGSAVSATTTVGVLFGSGVYTDGFFLNSSGSNFDARTRGTHRYANSTMSPTMLLQGDKVRLVIGAAGSQYIQPAITQVTLRMLAFGEDPWIAIAAPRIYASAVQKEVEVEAGFAAPVYQALVLRGYRPVSRVADITFGGVHAVYVAPDGRRIGVADPRRDGVAAGH, from the coding sequence ATGTCCCGTCGCGTTCTTTCCCTCGCGCTGTGTGCCGGCGCGCTCACGTCCGCGTGTGCCAAACCTGCCGGCGAAGGTGCCGTGGCACCCATGGCTGGCAAACGCGTGGAAGGCCGGAGCGGCATGGTCGCGGCGTCGCACCCCGATGCCGCTGCCGCAGGCGATGAAGTGTTGCGGCAGGGTGGCAATGCCATCGACGCCTTCGTGGCCACGGCATTTGCGCTTTCCGTGACCGACGTGTCGCAGACGGGACTCGGCGGTGGCGGCGCGATGACGTTTTACGACGCGAAGCAGAAACGGGTGGAGCATCTGTCGTTTTATCCGCGCACGGGTGGCGATCCGGCCTGGGGGCAGGCTGATACGACACGTGGGCGCAGCATGGGGCGCGCCGCCGCGACACCCGGCATGGTGGCGGGCCTGCTCGAAGCACACGGCAAGTGGGGCAAGCTCACGCGCGCGCAGGTGATGGCGCCGGCTATCCGTCTGGCGCGTGATGGGTTCATCGTCTCGCCGCTCTTGGCCCGCACCATTGTTTCCTCGCGCACCAAGCTCACCGCGGATTCGCTGGCCATGGCGCGTTTCATGCCGCGTGGAGAAGCGCTGCGGCCCGGTGATCGCCTCGTACAACCGGAGTTGGCCTCGACGCTCGAGCGCATCCAGAGTGATGGACGCGACGGCTTCTATCGCGGTAGCGTGGCGGAACGGTTGTCGGCCAAGGTGAAGTCGCTGGGCGGATTGATCAGTGTGGCGGATATGAACAGCTATCCGGTGATGACCATGCGCCCGCTGTGTGCGACGTGGCACGGCTACACCGTGCTGGGCGCGCCACCGCCAATGGGTGGATCGGCGGTGCTGGAGATGCTGCAGATCGCCGAGCAGTCGGGCGTGAATGGCAGCTTCACCAATACGCCGGAGTCGGTGGTGAAGATGGCGGATATCCTGCGCATCGCGGGAGCAGACGCCAACCGCTGGCGTGGTGATCCGCAGGTGATGCGCGTGCCGGCGCGCGGTGTGGCCACGAGCGGATTCGCCAGGCAGCGGGCGGGGCTCGTTGGCGGCGTGCTGCCCGATACCGCAGTGGCTGGTGACGCGTGGGCGTTTGATTCGACGTCCGTGCAGGGCGCCTGCACGCGCTTCGATCCGTATCCGGCGGTGCCGGCCACACAGTCGGCGCCGGGCGACGATGCCGCTTCGCAGGACGCGGTGGTCTACGATGAGCAGCACATGCAGAGTTTCACCTCGCATCTGTCCGTGGTGGACAGTGATGGGAGCGCGGTGTCAGCGACGACCACCGTGGGCGTGCTGTTCGGCTCGGGTGTGTACACCGATGGGTTTTTCCTCAATTCGTCGGGCAGCAACTTCGACGCGCGCACCCGCGGCACACACCGGTATGCCAACTCCACGATGTCGCCCACCATGCTGCTGCAGGGCGACAAGGTGCGGCTGGTGATCGGCGCTGCCGGTTCACAGTACATCCAGCCCGCCATCACCCAGGTCACGCTGCGCATGCTGGCGTTCGGTGAAGATCCCTGGATCGCGATCGCGGCGCCTCGCATCTATGCCTCGGCGGTCCAGAAAGAAGTGGAAGTGGAGGCGGGCTTTGCCGCTCCCGTGTATCAGGCGCTGGTACTGCGCGGCTATCGCCCGGTGAGCCGCGTGGCCGACATCACCTTCGGCGGGGTGCATGCTGTGTATGTGGCGCCCGATGGCCGCCGGATCGGTGTGGCGGACCCGCGGCGCGACGGGGTGGCTGCGGGTCACTGA
- a CDS encoding NUDIX hydrolase, which produces MDRREGNPVAPATGATVPSSEPSGMSSAAPGGLLAALQQEDVARLANRLAARVSQDADRLPNMRLAAVAAVLRVVDTGPELLFIKRADRDGDPWSGHMAFPGGRLEPGDASLEMTAVRETAEELSLDLTQGVMLGRLDDLAPRSPSLPPIVIRPFIALVPADVTFVPNVEVAATYWVPLAMLRHPDTQAEHVMTINGARARFPGFRVDRYIVWGLTERIVSQLLPLFDP; this is translated from the coding sequence ATGGATCGTCGAGAAGGGAATCCGGTGGCGCCTGCAACGGGTGCCACCGTGCCGTCCAGTGAACCATCCGGAATGTCGTCGGCGGCGCCAGGTGGATTGTTGGCGGCGTTGCAGCAGGAAGACGTGGCACGCCTGGCGAATCGGCTTGCCGCCCGCGTGTCACAGGATGCGGATCGCTTGCCGAATATGCGGCTCGCTGCGGTAGCGGCCGTCTTGCGGGTGGTGGATACGGGGCCAGAGCTGCTGTTCATCAAACGCGCGGATCGTGATGGTGATCCGTGGAGCGGGCACATGGCCTTCCCCGGTGGTCGCCTCGAGCCTGGGGACGCCTCACTCGAGATGACGGCGGTGCGCGAGACGGCCGAGGAACTGTCGCTCGATCTGACGCAGGGGGTGATGCTGGGGCGACTGGACGATCTGGCGCCGCGCAGCCCGTCACTGCCACCAATCGTGATCCGGCCATTCATCGCCCTCGTGCCGGCCGACGTCACGTTTGTGCCCAATGTCGAAGTGGCGGCCACTTACTGGGTGCCGTTGGCCATGTTGCGCCATCCGGATACGCAGGCCGAGCACGTCATGACCATCAATGGCGCACGGGCCCGATTTCCGGGATTCCGTGTGGATCGCTATATCGTATGGGGGCTGACCGAGCGCATCGTCAGCCAGTTGCTTCCCCTGTTCGACCCCTGA
- a CDS encoding rhodanese-like domain-containing protein — translation MKTAQQLIAEAKAQITEVTAREVQDALARGEAVELIDIREQNEWSLGHAKPAQYIGRGVLENQIEAKVPRDARVVLMCASGNRSALAAVTLREMGYANVASLAGGFRDWVASGGEVAG, via the coding sequence ATGAAGACCGCTCAGCAGCTGATTGCCGAAGCCAAGGCCCAGATCACCGAAGTCACGGCGCGTGAAGTACAGGACGCGCTCGCCCGGGGTGAGGCGGTGGAGTTGATCGATATCCGTGAGCAGAACGAATGGAGCCTCGGCCATGCCAAGCCCGCGCAGTACATCGGACGCGGGGTGCTCGAAAATCAGATCGAAGCGAAGGTACCGCGTGACGCGCGCGTGGTGCTGATGTGCGCGAGCGGCAATCGTTCGGCGCTGGCGGCGGTGACGCTCAGAGAGATGGGATACGCCAATGTCGCGTCGCTGGCGGGTGGCTTCCGTGACTGGGTGGCATCGGGCGGAGAGGTCGCCGGCTGA
- a CDS encoding S66 peptidase family protein, with amino-acid sequence MMLGAVSALREPALLGEGAHIALVSPSGPLGGPHELEHAIESATSLGWRVSVGQHALARDGYFAGSDADRAQDLVAAMLDDDIDAIWCLRGGYGAMRLLPQVQDALDRTRGRVRPQALIGYSDITALHAAWQRAGLVSYHGPTARASLTAFTRAAFVSAVQEATPGVTPLVAPHTTCMVSGLATGKLAGGNLALVAALCGTPWAMDFRGAIVILEDIDEATYRIDRMLTQLRLAGAFDGCAGLAFGQFTNCLDTTSDGSRSLALVLQDVAEALHVPALRGIPVGHIEDQWTLPFGARATLDADAGTLAVHRVGPTSP; translated from the coding sequence ATGATGTTGGGGGCCGTGTCTGCGTTGCGGGAACCTGCGCTGTTGGGGGAGGGGGCACACATCGCCCTCGTGTCCCCCTCCGGTCCCTTGGGCGGTCCCCATGAACTCGAGCATGCGATCGAGTCGGCGACCAGTCTGGGCTGGCGGGTCTCGGTTGGTCAGCACGCGCTTGCCCGCGATGGATACTTCGCGGGCTCCGATGCCGATCGTGCGCAGGATCTCGTGGCCGCCATGCTCGACGACGACATCGACGCGATCTGGTGTCTGCGAGGCGGGTACGGCGCGATGCGGCTGCTGCCACAGGTGCAGGACGCATTGGATCGCACGCGGGGGCGTGTGCGCCCGCAGGCGCTGATTGGATACTCCGACATCACCGCCCTGCACGCCGCCTGGCAACGGGCCGGGCTGGTGAGCTATCACGGGCCTACCGCACGAGCGTCACTGACCGCGTTCACGCGTGCGGCGTTTGTATCGGCCGTGCAGGAGGCGACACCGGGAGTCACCCCGCTCGTGGCACCACACACCACCTGCATGGTGTCTGGATTGGCGACGGGCAAATTGGCCGGTGGCAATCTGGCACTTGTCGCCGCACTCTGTGGTACACCTTGGGCGATGGACTTTCGTGGTGCGATTGTCATCCTCGAGGATATCGATGAAGCCACCTACCGCATCGATCGCATGCTCACGCAGTTGCGACTGGCCGGAGCGTTCGATGGATGCGCAGGGCTGGCCTTCGGGCAGTTCACCAACTGCCTCGACACCACCAGCGATGGATCACGATCGCTGGCCCTCGTCCTGCAGGACGTTGCGGAGGCGTTGCATGTGCCGGCGCTTCGTGGCATCCCCGTGGGACATATTGAGGATCAGTGGACGCTGCCCTTCGGTGCACGTGCGACGCTCGATGCGGACGCAGGCACACTGGCCGTCCACCGCGTCGGTCCAACATCACCCTGA
- a CDS encoding D-amino-acid transaminase: MRTCWINGQFVPESEAKLSIFDRGVLFGDGVYEVAAVFQGRLLDADLHLARLTRSLGEIGMPAPASNDTLLEVMQSLATTNGIDEGLVYLQVTRGEAERDFPFPTTVKPSVFAYARPKKLSDDPNAAGVAVHVVPDLRWARCDIKSTSMLAQVLAKQAARAAGTFEAMMQEDGLVTEGGSSTLWIVKDGVTYTRPLSSDILAGITRDVAIALAIDVSMPLVQRAFTVDQAVAADECFLTSATSFVLPITRIDDTVVGNGTPGPVTQRLREAYLDRARRLTTV; encoded by the coding sequence ATGCGCACCTGCTGGATCAACGGCCAATTCGTCCCCGAGTCGGAAGCGAAGCTTTCCATCTTCGATCGTGGCGTCCTCTTCGGAGATGGGGTGTACGAAGTGGCGGCCGTGTTTCAGGGGCGATTGCTCGATGCCGATCTCCATCTGGCGCGCCTGACGCGATCGTTGGGTGAGATTGGCATGCCCGCGCCGGCGAGCAATGACACGTTGCTCGAGGTGATGCAATCGCTGGCCACCACGAACGGGATCGACGAAGGGTTGGTGTACCTGCAGGTGACACGCGGCGAGGCGGAGCGCGATTTCCCGTTCCCGACCACGGTGAAGCCGTCGGTGTTTGCCTATGCCCGCCCCAAGAAGCTCAGCGACGACCCGAATGCTGCGGGGGTCGCGGTACATGTCGTGCCCGATCTGCGCTGGGCGCGCTGCGATATCAAGTCGACGTCCATGTTGGCACAGGTGCTGGCCAAGCAGGCCGCGCGCGCAGCGGGCACCTTCGAGGCCATGATGCAGGAAGACGGGCTCGTTACCGAAGGCGGGTCGAGCACGCTCTGGATCGTGAAAGACGGTGTGACGTACACGCGTCCTTTGTCCAGCGATATTCTCGCCGGCATCACGCGGGATGTGGCAATTGCCCTGGCCATCGACGTGAGCATGCCGCTGGTGCAGCGGGCATTCACGGTGGACCAGGCGGTAGCGGCCGACGAGTGTTTCCTCACGAGCGCCACGAGCTTCGTCCTGCCGATCACGCGCATCGATGACACGGTCGTTGGCAATGGAACGCCGGGGCCGGTGACGCAGCGTCTGCGTGAGGCGTACCTCGATCGGGCGCGTCGCCTGACGACGGTGTGA
- a CDS encoding Eco57I restriction-modification methylase domain-containing protein, with protein MLTLRAAAQLLSRADSHSALRALAPVLGFAPDPLTVPTAIRRDLGLQDLVQRADLFEGPGALRLLTAHLTPADTLDGAHDLRERTKRVAEALVRHAPTRQWLLCTIDDQECMLCLAAVSDTNGGPRVAALRVDRRRVLDSDADTFRALAAAAHDPSPIRHARFTDILRRDALSLRFYRALEQAVDTLARSLAPSGRTRSRAATALTPAQRRELALLCLSRCLFLGFLEAKGWLDDRRDFLLHHTLRVLESGGALHERLLRPLFFGTLNTPRRARAVTARLFGRVPFLNGGLFSPTALERRARTLHFSDDALTALITGVLDRYRFTAHEDSTSWSEAAVDPEMLGRAFESLMAAEDRRRSGAFYTPPHLVDAAISEALTALLPSIPAAVLEESSNAPLSAEAAFTITHRLACLRVLDPACGSGAFLVRALERFDTLLKRAGDQRPAHERRRALLTLGIFGVDRDPMAVWLCELRLWLAVVIECHDPDIDRIAPLPNLDHHIRIGDSLAGGTFRFAPPSGRTLSTLRARYSRASGARKITIASALDQEERRRSVAELSSRLDAIGRERRQLLTSLRGRDLFGQRTRATRADRARLTTLRTSTRELSTHRKRLQLGGALPFRFGAMFADVGAAHGFDLVVGNPPWVRPHAMPEHERQWLRQEFRAMRHAGWRAGATRAGAGAGFAAQADLAVAFVERSMQLLAPRGTLALLVPAKLWRTLAGGGIRRALQQEMHLHALHDWSDAPAQFDAATYPSLVVATRRASPAAADTSRFAESSPLLLKDSPVRVTIVRETPLHFQVEPHALSLDGDPDAPWLLLPHAPRLAFQRLRDAGPPLAHSPLGRPLLGVKCGCNAAFLVHAHEHDDHSATVTALTTSAPRQGVIERHLLRPALRGEAVRDPFAPKVDDREEPPHANDLRIIWTHGLDGAALPTLPTATQRWLAHWRPRLHARRDARHHTPWWSLFRTDSARNDAPRVVWADIGRSLRTQVLPAGDPTVPLNSCYVVRVPTDSDAFALHALLQSTVSAAWLDPLAEPARGGFRRFLGWTIASLPLPADWPAARRILAPIGERLHRGISPPTRDTLDAAVTDTYGLTFDQIQPLIDWYRRG; from the coding sequence GTGCTCACCCTCCGCGCCGCCGCCCAGCTCCTCTCCCGCGCCGACTCCCACTCGGCCCTGCGGGCCCTCGCCCCCGTCCTGGGATTTGCGCCTGACCCATTGACGGTTCCGACCGCCATCCGACGGGATCTGGGGCTGCAAGACCTGGTGCAACGCGCCGACCTCTTTGAAGGCCCGGGAGCGCTGCGACTGCTCACCGCGCACCTCACCCCTGCCGACACACTCGACGGGGCTCACGACCTGCGGGAACGGACCAAACGGGTCGCGGAGGCACTCGTTCGGCATGCGCCCACCCGCCAATGGCTGCTCTGCACCATCGACGATCAGGAGTGCATGTTGTGCCTGGCAGCGGTCAGCGACACCAACGGCGGGCCGCGCGTGGCAGCACTCCGCGTGGACCGACGCCGAGTCCTCGATTCCGACGCCGACACCTTCCGGGCACTGGCCGCTGCGGCGCACGATCCCTCTCCGATTCGGCATGCCCGCTTCACCGATATCCTGCGGCGGGATGCGCTGTCGCTGCGATTCTATCGCGCGCTCGAACAGGCCGTCGACACGCTGGCTCGCTCGCTGGCCCCGTCAGGCCGCACCCGCAGTCGCGCCGCCACCGCGCTGACCCCCGCCCAGCGACGGGAGCTGGCCCTGCTGTGCCTCTCACGCTGTCTGTTCCTGGGTTTCCTCGAAGCCAAAGGCTGGCTCGACGATCGTCGCGACTTTCTCCTCCACCATACCCTCCGTGTGCTCGAAAGCGGGGGCGCGTTGCACGAGCGCCTTCTCCGTCCGCTGTTCTTCGGCACGCTCAACACACCGCGCCGCGCACGCGCCGTCACAGCACGTCTGTTCGGTCGTGTCCCGTTTCTCAATGGCGGACTCTTCTCACCCACGGCACTCGAGCGGCGCGCGCGCACACTGCACTTCAGCGACGATGCGCTCACGGCCCTCATCACCGGCGTGCTCGATCGCTACCGCTTCACCGCACACGAAGATTCGACGTCATGGTCCGAAGCCGCGGTCGATCCCGAAATGCTCGGTCGCGCCTTCGAAAGTCTCATGGCAGCCGAAGACCGGCGTCGATCCGGGGCCTTTTATACGCCGCCGCATCTGGTCGACGCCGCCATCTCCGAGGCACTCACGGCGCTGCTCCCCTCCATCCCGGCGGCTGTGCTCGAAGAGTCCTCCAACGCCCCCCTCTCCGCAGAAGCGGCGTTCACCATCACCCATCGATTGGCCTGCCTGCGCGTCCTCGATCCGGCCTGCGGCTCCGGTGCGTTCCTGGTGCGTGCCCTCGAACGATTCGACACACTACTCAAACGCGCCGGCGACCAGCGTCCAGCCCATGAACGGCGTCGCGCCCTGCTCACACTTGGTATCTTCGGCGTCGATCGCGATCCGATGGCGGTCTGGCTATGCGAATTGCGACTGTGGCTGGCAGTGGTCATCGAATGCCACGATCCGGATATCGACCGCATCGCGCCGCTCCCCAACCTCGACCACCACATCAGAATCGGAGACTCGCTGGCTGGAGGCACCTTCCGGTTTGCACCTCCCAGCGGTCGCACGCTCTCCACCCTGCGTGCTCGCTACAGCCGGGCCAGCGGCGCCCGCAAAATCACCATCGCATCAGCACTCGACCAGGAAGAACGCCGACGCAGTGTCGCGGAACTCTCCTCCCGCCTCGACGCCATCGGCCGTGAACGACGGCAACTGCTGACCAGCCTGCGCGGACGCGACCTCTTCGGTCAACGCACACGCGCCACACGTGCCGATCGGGCCAGACTCACCACCCTGCGCACCTCCACCCGCGAACTGTCCACGCACCGCAAACGTCTCCAACTCGGAGGCGCGCTCCCCTTCCGCTTCGGCGCCATGTTCGCTGATGTCGGAGCAGCACATGGGTTTGATCTCGTTGTCGGCAACCCACCGTGGGTGCGCCCACACGCCATGCCCGAACACGAACGACAGTGGCTGCGCCAGGAGTTCCGCGCCATGCGACACGCGGGATGGCGCGCCGGGGCTACCCGCGCTGGCGCCGGTGCCGGTTTTGCCGCCCAAGCCGATCTCGCGGTCGCCTTCGTGGAACGCAGTATGCAGTTGCTGGCCCCGCGCGGTACCCTGGCGCTGCTCGTACCGGCCAAACTGTGGCGCACACTCGCCGGAGGCGGCATTCGTCGAGCGCTGCAACAGGAGATGCATCTGCACGCACTGCACGACTGGAGCGACGCCCCGGCACAGTTCGATGCGGCCACCTACCCATCACTCGTCGTGGCGACTCGGCGTGCGAGCCCCGCCGCTGCCGATACCTCCCGGTTCGCCGAATCGTCGCCCCTCCTTCTCAAAGATTCACCGGTGCGCGTCACCATCGTGCGGGAAACCCCGCTCCACTTCCAGGTGGAGCCGCACGCCCTCTCGCTCGATGGTGATCCTGACGCACCGTGGCTGCTGCTCCCCCACGCCCCACGCCTGGCTTTCCAACGGCTGCGCGATGCGGGTCCGCCGCTCGCGCACTCCCCACTCGGCCGCCCCCTCCTCGGCGTCAAGTGTGGATGCAATGCCGCCTTCCTCGTGCACGCGCACGAACACGATGATCACTCGGCCACCGTCACCGCACTGACCACATCGGCCCCACGGCAAGGTGTCATCGAACGCCACCTGCTCCGCCCCGCGCTCCGCGGTGAAGCCGTCCGCGATCCCTTCGCACCCAAGGTCGATGATCGCGAGGAGCCGCCGCACGCGAATGACTTGCGCATCATCTGGACCCATGGACTCGATGGCGCCGCGCTACCCACACTCCCCACCGCGACCCAACGCTGGCTCGCACACTGGCGTCCCCGACTCCACGCCCGGCGCGACGCGCGACACCACACGCCATGGTGGTCACTCTTCCGCACCGACTCTGCACGCAATGATGCACCACGCGTTGTGTGGGCAGATATCGGCAGGTCGCTCCGCACGCAGGTGCTGCCGGCTGGCGATCCCACCGTACCACTCAACAGCTGCTATGTCGTGCGTGTGCCCACCGATTCCGATGCCTTCGCCCTGCACGCCCTGCTGCAGTCCACCGTTTCGGCCGCCTGGCTCGATCCGCTCGCCGAACCCGCACGCGGCGGCTTCCGACGTTTCCTCGGCTGGACCATCGCATCACTGCCGTTGCCCGCCGACTGGCCCGCCGCCCGCCGCATACTGGCCCCCATCGGGGAGCGACTACATCGCGGCATATCACCTCCAACACGCGACACGCTCGATGCGGCAGTAACAGACACCTACGGGCTCACCTTCGATCAGATCCAGCCGCTGATCGATTGGTACCGCCGTGGCTGA
- a CDS encoding DEAD/DEAH box helicase — MPLTEVQHRIAQALRTTPPHHHESLTLGLVQLLPTQLETAVHVRSIIARYGGALLADNVGSGKTFVALAVARHYQLVHIVAPATLLSMWWDAVQRTSTTTPAPEQTRPPKRPQVQVHSLHQFSRRRHARLASNTSTLVVIDEAHQLRHANTARYRALAHAVTGAHTLLLSATPLHNTASELQTLCALFTRQVQPEMIVRQSTPSVPESGSTQGRVHRPTIVEHRIRPIPQNEETLTKILTLPAPLPTRDGAAAGAFIRLGLLRAWCSSDAALAGALRRRQLRGQALRDALHAGRHPTAEELRSWVIGESDGQLAFPELLVTHAVEAMPLLLTLEHHLQAITALTHHHGLTSTGDTVRAQRLREIMHRHADVPIIAFSQFERTVIAMYRALADIAGVGMLTSSNGRIASGPIQREELLGFFAPTAQGRPPPPPHQAVRLLITTDLLAEGVNLQDAGVVVHLDLPWTHALLTQRVGRCARLGSPHQAVHVYRLRSSAHATSALRAEARIAQKASLARRHVAGTRAQPSPPEISARLREAIETWDRATTASSQECPSVAFSVCWRRDARRTTQALALLHPPDASHPRLLVVRPGGSPPVLSGSHTLLATIRAISGSEEGAVSRAAVAPEYERVHRCLTRWVDRQTAAASLGVTPHRLWDIDRNQATPTQTRALRLLHRALAQLTVTERTREAPHIVRIQSTIETLRGAGMEAALAAWCARAPTLSPSTTAEVRQWLAGWERDPLLRQAAPTTSRRDNDSDHHPDHTGSVASDRYRLVAMILILPINLRT, encoded by the coding sequence ATGCCACTTACCGAAGTGCAACACCGCATCGCGCAGGCGCTGCGCACGACACCCCCACACCACCACGAGTCACTCACCCTCGGACTCGTGCAATTGTTGCCCACGCAGCTCGAAACGGCAGTCCATGTGCGCAGCATCATCGCCCGATACGGCGGTGCCCTGCTGGCCGACAACGTAGGATCGGGAAAGACCTTTGTCGCCCTCGCCGTCGCGCGCCACTACCAGTTGGTTCACATCGTGGCGCCCGCCACCTTGCTCTCCATGTGGTGGGATGCGGTCCAACGCACATCGACCACGACACCAGCGCCGGAACAGACCCGGCCACCGAAGCGACCACAGGTTCAGGTGCATTCACTGCACCAGTTCTCACGTCGACGCCACGCAAGACTCGCGTCCAACACCAGCACACTCGTTGTGATCGACGAGGCGCACCAACTCAGACACGCCAACACCGCCCGCTACCGCGCCCTCGCTCATGCCGTGACCGGCGCACACACACTCCTGCTTTCGGCCACACCGCTTCACAACACCGCGTCGGAACTGCAGACACTGTGCGCCCTGTTCACACGCCAGGTGCAACCGGAGATGATCGTCAGGCAATCCACACCGTCCGTGCCGGAATCAGGGTCCACGCAAGGCCGAGTCCACCGTCCCACCATCGTCGAACATCGCATTCGTCCGATTCCGCAGAACGAAGAGACCCTTACTAAGATCCTGACACTGCCCGCGCCACTGCCCACGCGAGATGGCGCCGCCGCAGGCGCGTTCATTCGACTCGGACTCTTACGCGCCTGGTGCTCCAGTGATGCGGCCCTGGCCGGCGCACTGCGTCGTCGCCAACTCCGTGGCCAAGCTCTACGCGATGCCTTGCATGCCGGGAGACACCCGACCGCAGAGGAACTGCGGTCGTGGGTCATCGGTGAATCCGATGGGCAACTGGCCTTCCCGGAACTCCTTGTGACTCATGCGGTGGAGGCGATGCCACTCCTGCTCACACTGGAGCACCACCTCCAGGCGATCACCGCACTCACACACCACCATGGGCTGACCAGCACAGGTGACACAGTTCGCGCACAACGGCTGCGCGAAATCATGCATCGTCACGCCGACGTACCGATCATCGCGTTCTCCCAATTCGAACGCACCGTGATTGCGATGTATCGAGCGCTCGCGGACATCGCGGGCGTGGGCATGCTCACCAGCAGCAATGGTCGCATCGCGAGCGGACCCATTCAACGGGAGGAACTGCTGGGGTTCTTTGCGCCCACCGCACAAGGGCGACCGCCCCCACCGCCGCACCAGGCGGTGCGATTGCTGATCACGACGGACTTGTTGGCAGAAGGTGTGAATCTCCAGGATGCCGGCGTCGTCGTGCATCTCGATTTGCCGTGGACACACGCGTTGCTCACCCAACGCGTCGGCCGTTGTGCACGCCTCGGATCGCCCCACCAAGCCGTGCACGTCTACCGACTCCGGAGCTCCGCACATGCGACATCCGCCCTGCGTGCCGAAGCGCGCATCGCACAAAAGGCGAGCCTGGCCAGACGACACGTAGCGGGAACACGCGCCCAACCCAGCCCGCCGGAGATCTCAGCACGTTTGCGGGAGGCGATCGAGACGTGGGATCGTGCGACCACAGCTTCCTCGCAGGAATGTCCATCCGTCGCCTTTTCGGTGTGCTGGCGTCGTGATGCGCGTCGTACCACGCAGGCGCTCGCCTTGCTGCACCCTCCCGATGCATCACACCCCCGCCTTCTCGTAGTCCGACCGGGCGGTAGCCCGCCAGTGTTGTCCGGTTCGCACACGTTGCTTGCAACGATCCGCGCCATATCCGGGTCCGAGGAGGGCGCAGTGTCCCGCGCCGCCGTCGCGCCCGAGTATGAGCGTGTCCATCGCTGCCTCACCCGATGGGTCGACCGCCAAACCGCGGCAGCCTCGTTGGGCGTCACGCCGCATCGCTTGTGGGATATCGACAGGAACCAGGCCACGCCGACCCAGACACGGGCGCTCCGGCTGCTGCACCGCGCCCTCGCGCAACTCACCGTCACCGAACGCACGAGGGAAGCGCCACACATTGTCAGGATCCAATCAACCATCGAGACACTCCGAGGAGCTGGCATGGAGGCCGCCCTCGCTGCGTGGTGCGCACGAGCGCCCACGCTTTCGCCCAGCACAACGGCCGAAGTGCGCCAATGGCTGGCAGGCTGGGAAAGGGACCCGCTCCTCCGGCAGGCGGCACCCACGACATCGCGGCGGGATAACGACTCGGATCACCACCCGGATCACACCGGGTCCGTGGCATCCGACCGGTATCGTCTCGTGGCCATGATCCTGATACTCCCGATTAATCTTCGGACATGA